The genomic interval GggtggaagacatgaacagaaaacatGTTCCAAATAACAGCCACATGTTGCTCCAGAAGGCACTAAGTCTATATAAAGACCTCAGCAAGGGATTTTCTGAAATAAGTGACACCAAGTAAAGGATGATCACACAGATTCAGAAATAGGTTtggactgaaaaatataaaaattaaggagAGACCAAGTCTGCCAATAAAGAAGCTGCTGCCATttgagtacagtacaataagataggagagaccacattcacataagtTATAGTATATCATTATAATTATTCTGTTGTTATTATtctcttattgtgcctaatttatatgttaagctttatcataggtatgtatgtataggaaaaaaaacatagtatatatagagtTCAGTACtgtccatggtttcaggcatccacggaggtcttggaacatattcccCCTAGATAAGGAGGGACTACTGTATCTATCTGGAATTAGCATCAGCTCCCAGAAGATAAAGAGCTCAGTCCCATAAGACTGCCCCTGCTTCATGTGCCAGTCACAAGTCCCAGGCTACCCatacttctgaccaactggctataaAATCAGAAGTTCTCACCTTACCATTAACTAAGTTGGGGAACATAGGAGTgtgataatttgcatttttggTCCCAATTTTTCATCCCTTAGTCTATCTGTACCCTTTGCCATGTATTATAATGCTTTCCCATAAGGGATGGACACACTTCCACCCCTGACTCTGGATTTGGTTATGTGACTAGCTGGGGTGTTATCAGATGTGGCTCaaacaaaagctttaaaaaactCTTCCATAACTGAATTTCACTCTTCCGCATCTACTATTATCATTATATGCCTGGGTTGGCCCACTGGAGGAGAAGATACATATAAAGCAAAGCCTAGACACCCCTGTCAGCCCAGTTAAAGCCAATTTAAATCATCTTACAATCAGCCAATCCCCAGACACTTGGACAGATTCAACCAAGATCAGCAGAACCACCTAGCCAACCCTTGCTTCTCCCAGGCTTATGAACTACCTAGCCAACCTCAGCTGCTGCTAGTCATGTCAGCAGTATATACTTATGTATTGTTGTATGCTACTGAGGTTTTGTGGTTCTGGCAACAGATAATTGATACAAGGAGTAATTGGCTGTAGTTGTAGAAAGGATTCATTCAATTTTTGGATATGGTGAATTTGAGGTGGCCAGTGGCAGCTGGGTGTAGAACTCAGCAGCCACTTATATTCTGTGAATCATCAGCAGATATGTAGCTGAATATGTAAATTTGGATGAAATTACCCAAGGAGCATATATAGAGAGTGAGAAGAGAAAATTATGATGAAGACCTATATTTGAAGGAACTGTTGAGATTGAGAAGGAATTCTCAGAAATTTCCAAGGAGAACCGGAGAAGACTGGTGGTGTGAAAACTAGGCTTTAAAAAGAAGGCAGCAGTTAGGAATGCAAAATGCCCCAGGAAGGCCAAGTAAATATCTTtatactcattttacaaatggagaaactgtAGTTTGAATGGGGTAACAAAGTTTGTTATGCATGATCATACAAACTAGTAAATAGCAATAAGGGTGTTAAACCTAGATCTTTTGATTGTTAACTCAgggctttatcattttttatcgtATTGTCTTTCCTGAGTGTGTACTTCTGATGCCTGTAAATAAATTAGTAAGATTATTATAAAGTATCTTACATATATAAAAGTCAAGATAAAACATgagattttaatatttagaattagatgaacattaaaaaatatgtaactgagattccttctgaaattataaaatagtgtctattgtttccttttattaatcaattttttaatatctgataaatatatttttatgagtgATTTTTCCTATATTCATATGGATTAAAACATTGATTTTCCTgtcatgtttaaaattttgaattaataatgataatgttaaaatatattacagaatGAACTTCATGAGCTTGAAAAACAAATAGCAGCTATCTCTGCAGAAACtaaaggaacagaaagacaaatttatcAACAAGATGCTGCCATACAGAATACCAAACTTCATTGTGATAGCCTGGAAACTCAAATCGAATCCTTACATTCAGAAAATGTAAAGCTTAAATTTGACATAGAAACAGCCCAAGAAGATTTTGAGGAACACATGATAAAATATAATGCAtattatgcaaaaataaaagcacataaaaatagTTTGGGGGAATTAGAAAGCAAATGGTCATTTATGACCGAACTCTATGAAAAACgagattttgttaaaaaattaaagacaatgaAAGAAGAACTTACGCAAGATCTTCAAAATCCAGGAGGGAACCGAATAACACAAGTACAGGTGTGGAAAATTACTtagtaaaactattttttctattactcCTTTTTTGCAACTACATAcattaaatgataaatttattGTGAAGTTAATAAAATGCCCATAGCTGTTCTATTACATTCAGGAACTATTGTCACAATTGAAAAAAACTTGGAATAAGTACATGTGTTATATAACAACTACCTTAGATGCTCAAATGcataaaggaaacatccacaaatCCCCtggatttataaaaatatatggtcAAATAAAATCACAGTAAACAATTAATCTATTTGTTGTAGAAAATGTAATTCATAAAAATGTTGAAGCCTTAGCTTCTATGCCAATGGATCCAGACCAATTCAAATCAATTTAGTACACTTAACACTGTTATGCAAACAATCTAAATGAATAATTGAACCTTAAGCATCTTACTGTTTCTCTGTTATTTAAAGATGATAGAAGACACAAACTTAAAATATTGATCATTTCTTGCTAGAGAATTAAAAAGtgtcttttacactgttgttgggcaATTGCCACCATAAGTACCACTTTCctttttgtcttatttcatttggtttttagttctgtttcaaATGTAaggtttctttacattttctttaagtaacagttctttatttttgtataccTATAGAAGTAATATTCTAATGCTATTTATCAAAACTAAATTTTGATTTGGCTAGTTTTCTTAAATTAGAGAAACACTGAAATATTGGATTTATATTGATCATCCTTTTTTGACTTCTATATTTCAAATGTTGTCAACATACAGGAAGACATTACAAAGTTAAAGGATAAAATTTTAACTGTAAAAGAATCCATCATTGAAAAAACTTGTTttcttgaggaagaaaaaaagacacatgaaaaattaagaaaagaaatagaggtAAGTCTTAATTATCTAGATTTCAATGTTTTATGGGACCATTTTTTAAACTTACACTATATTCATATTTCCATAGTTTACTCTCAATACTCAAAACAGCTGAAGAACAAGAACTATAATCATCAATAGATAACTAGAGATAACCCCCTCATTCAAAGATGTTCAAATATGTGAATGTGTTCAAACAATGCAAGCATTCACTCCTATTTAAATCTGGGCGAGGGTTCTTCCAGGTTATTCTCATTCCACTAAGAACATGATACCCAATTAATGGCTAGAAAGCAGCTATGTAGTCAAAGAGGATGCCCATTCTTAGACATCAAAGACTCctcaaaatagaataaaacacaaTGGAAAGCATTGTCTTTTCCAAACCTCTCTGACTTCATATTCGCAGTTATCAAGAgtcaagttaaaaaaacaaactgaaaatatgCAAAATTGAAAGTCAGAGTAAATTAAATTCTTAATGTGTTGTGGTGCCGCCTGTGGACTTCTATGGTCATTATTGTTTAGATGAATGGtgaacagaaatgtaaaataatatgctATTAAGGGCAAATAATTTTCACCTGAAtacattaatttagaaaataaaaatatgcatgatTCAACTTGCTTTTGACTAATGTGGCACAATACAAAGCGTCTGaggaaattaaagataaaaaccCTCATCTTTACATATTCGCTATTAAAAAATATCATGATTTTACCTTATAGTTTACTAGGAatctaaaaaaataatgatttttttttgccCTTGTAGACATTAAGGTTCATTATAAAGCAACAAATAGCAAGACAGTGTATTAGtggtataaaagtagaaaaaaatcttattattattattttttctttatttttgagaagggatcttgctctgttgcccagactggagtacggtggtgtgatctcagctaactgcagccttggcctcccaggttccagcgattctcctgtcttagcctcccaggtaactgggattacaggcacgtaccaccacgcctggctaatttttgtatttttagtagagatggggtttcaccatgttgaccaggctggtcccaaactcctgaacaggtgatccacctgcctcagtctcctaaagtactgattttacaggtgtgagccaccacgcccggccagaaaaaaattattaataaaaaaagaatccagaACTTATGCATGCATGAatggtaaaaacaaaatagattacctctatggaaaaataaagaaaaatgttgaaataaaactGGATTTCTACCTGATAATACACACatgagcatgcacacacacacacacacacacacatacacacttctgAGTATTGAGTACAACATAGGAGGAAAACTTAACAATTTGTGTcagaaaagcatttattttaaaagagaaaaacactccATATATTCTGTGGTTAAATATCTTTAGTTTTGACTATGCCATAAGTTTTCAGATTATGGGAATACACCATAACAAGAgaaagaacaagactccattCTAGATTATTATAACACATGTATGTGATaagaaagagataagaaaatgtCACATCAGTGAAACACTGGGCAAATGGTATAAAAAGACCATTTTTCTGAAACATGaatatcagaaataaagaaaaatatgaccaTCCTCATTAACAATAAGAGACTGATAATTAAAACCACAGCGAAGTTCCATGTTTAGCCCATCTGATTATCAGTATTACAGTTGGTAAGATGTTGAGCATGGGAATTTTAATACAGTATTCTTGTGAGTGTGAATTACTAAAAGCACTTTGGAAAGAAATGTGAAATTACCTTGTAATGTTTTTACAGTAAcatattttattgaggtataattgtcATAAGAGTAAGTACACAAATTATAAATGGATAGCTTGATTTATTTGGactaatatgtacatatatttatgttgGTATTACCTAGATCAAGATATAGAACTTTCCCAGCATGTCCAGAAAGTTCTCTTCTACCCTTTTTATCAAATAGCCACTATTCTGATTTTTATAAACAGCTTCACtaaaattcacataccatacagttCACCAATTTTTGTCAGATATCCtgtaacaaagttttaaaaatgaaaacaaattattcagaggttttttttttcattatttaactttttttttgagacggagtctcactctatcaccctggctggagtgcagtggcagtgatctccgctcactgcaagctccacctcccgggttcatgccattcccctgcctcagcctcccgagtagctgggactacaggcacctaccaccacgccccgctaattttttgtatttttagtagagatgaggtttcaccatgttagccaggatggtctcgatctcctgacctcgtgatccagccgcctcggcctcccaaagtgctgggattacaggcgtgagccaccgcgcctgaccttaatttaacttttaagttcagaggtacatgtgcaggtttgttatacaggtaaagtTCTGTCatagtttgttgtacagattatttcaatacccaggtattaagcctagtacccattagttatttttcctgatcctttccctcctctcaccctcctgtGTGTATTATTtctgataggctccagtgtgtgttgtttccctctatgtgtccatgtgttctcatcatttagctcccacttataaatgagaacatccagtatttggttttctattcttgtattaattcacttaggatagtggcctccagctccattcatgttcctgcaaaggacataatctcattcctttttatggctgcatagtatttcatggtgtatatgtaccacattttctttatccagactaccattgatgggcatttaggttgattccatgtctttgctattgtgaatattgctgcaatgcacttacacatgtatgtgtctttatgatagaatgatttatattcctttgggtatataatcagtaatgggattgctgggtcgaatggtattctgtttttaagtctgaggaattgccacactgtcttccacaatagttgaactaatttatactcccaccaacagtgtattagtgttctttttctctgcaaccttgttagcatgggttttttttgtttgtttgtttgttttaactttttgataatagtgatgatggtatctcattgtagttttgatttacatttccctaatgattcatgatgctgaacatttttttatatgattgttgtccacatgtatgtcttcttttgaaaagcatctgtttatttcctttgtccactttttaatggggttgtttgatattttcttgtaaatttgtttaagcttataaatgctggatattagacctttgtcagatgcatagtttgcaaaaattttctctcattgtgtaggttttctgtttactctgttgatagtttattttggtatgcagaatctctttagtttaattagatcccatttgtcaacttttgcttttgttgcaattgcttttggcatcttcatcatgaaatatttgcccactcctatgttcagaatggtattgcctaggttgtcttctaggattttttatagtttgggtttcatatttaagtctttaacccatcttgaattaatttttgtgtatggtgtaagggaGGGGtacagcttcaatcttctgcacatggctaaccagtaatctcagcaccatttgttgaatagggagtcttcctcagtgcttgtttttgtcagctttgtcaaagatcagatagtagTAGATGcatggtcttatttctgggttatctattctgttccattggtctatgtgtctgtttttgtactagtaccatgctgttttggttactgtagtcctgtattatagtttgaagtcaggtagcatgatgcctccagctttgttcttttggcttagaattgccttggctatttggactcccttttggttccataggaatttaaaaataggtttttctagccatgtgaagaatgtcattggtagtttaataggaatagtgTCAAATCTATacattgctttggatagtatggccattttaatgatactgattcttcctatccatgagcatggaatgtttttccatttgtttgtcatctctgatttatttgagcagtattttatagttctacttgtaaagatcttttacctccctcgttagctgtattcctaggggtgtgtgttgtggggggcgggggcaattgtgaatgggatttggctctcagcttgattGGTGTTATATAGgagtgctagtgatttttgcatattgattttgtatcctgagactttgctgaagttgtttatcagcttaagaagcttttgggccaGGACTgttgggttttctagatatagcatcatgtcgtctgcaaacagggctagtttgacttcctctcttcttgtttgtatatgttttatttctttctcttgcctgattgctctgcccaggacttccaatactatgtcaaGTAAGAGTAGTGAGAGAGGGGATCCTTGTCTTTTGCTGGTTTTCAAGAAGAATGCCTCTGGGTTTTGCCCATggagtatgatgttggctgtggatttgtcatagatggctcttactattttcaggtatgttccttcaatacttagtttattgagagtttttaacatgaatggtTGTTAAATTGTATTGacagccttttctgcatctattgagataattcaTGTTGTGtttgtcttcagttctgtttatatgatgaatcgtatttattgatttgcatatgttaaaccaaacttgcatcccaggtataACACCTACTTGATGGTgatggacaagctttttgatgtgcttctggattcagtttgacagtattttgttgagaatttttgcattgatgttcatcaaggttattggcctgaagtttcctttttgttatgtctctttcaggttttggtatcaggatgagtttggcctcatagaatgagttagggaggagtccctcctcctcaatttttgggAATGGTTTTggcaggaatggtaccagctcttctttgtacatctggtagaattcagctgtgaacctATCTGGTACTGGGCTTTTTTCAGttagtaggctatttattactgaattAATtccagagcttgttattggtctattcagggattcggtttcttcctggttcagtcttgggagggtgtatgtgtctaggaatttatccatttcttctagatttcctagtttatgTGTGTAGGGTTGTTCACAATATTATCTGAtggttatttgtctttctgtggggtcagtggtaatatccacCTTCTCATTTCTGATTAGGTTTATTTtgatcttctctattttcttctttattagtctagctaacaGTTTATccgttttattaattttttcaaaaaaccaggtcTTAGATTCACTGatctttttgaagggtttttttggtctcagtctccttcagctctgattttggttattatcttctactagctttgggcttggttttcttttggttctctagttcttttagtcatgatgttaggttgttaaattgagatctttctaactttttgatgtgggcatttagtgctataaatttccctcttaatactgcccttagctgtgtcccagagattctagtatctttgttctcattagtttcaaataacttcttgatttctgccttaatttcataaTTTACTCAAAAATCGttcagaagcaggttattcagttttcaatttccatgtaattgtatggttttgggtgaatttcttagtcttcatttctaatttgattgtgctgtggtccaagagatTGTTATGAATTCAGTTATTTCACGTTTGCTGTggagtgttttatttctgattatgtgattgattttagaatatgtgccatgtggcaatgagaataatgtatattctgctgttttggaatggagagttctgtagatgtctgtcagATTCTTTTGATCCtatgttgagttcaggtcctgaatatctttatttattttctctcttgatgatctgtctaatattttcAGTGCGGTGTTAGAATCTCCcaccattattgtgtgggagtctaagtctctttgaaggtctctaagaacttactttatgaatctgggtgctccagtgttgggtgcatatatatttaagatagttaggtCTTATTGTTAAATtgaatcctttaccattatgtaatgcctttctttgtctttttaaatctttgctgttttaaagtctgttttgtgtgaaactaggattgcaacacctgattttttttcctgtttttccattCGCTTAGTGGattttcctctatccctttattttgagtctgtgtgtgtcactgcatgtgagatgggtctcttgaagacaccATACCAATGGATCTtagttctttatccagcttgccactctgtcccttttaactggggcatttagcccatttacattcaaggttagtattgatatgtgtagatttgatcttgtcatcatgatggtaactggttattttgcagacttgtttatgtggttgcctTATAGTGTAACtagtctgtgtacttcagtgtgtttttgtggtggctgaCTCTGGTGTTTCATTTCCATACTTAGTGCTTtcctcaggagctcttgtaagggaGGTCTTGTGGTAACGaactccctcagcatttgcttatctgaaaaggatcttatttctcctttgcttataaagcttagtttgactggatatgaaattctgggttggaatttcttttctgtaaaagttttgaatattggtccccagtctcttctgcttgtaaggtttctgctgagaggtccactgttagtctgacggttatccctttgtaggtgatctgACCTTTCTCACTAgctgtctttaacattttttcctttcatttcaaccttggagaatctgaaaattatatgtcttggggatgatcttcttgtgaagcGTCTTACTGAGGTTCTCTgcacttcctgaatttgaatgttggcctctctaggtaggttggggaagttctcataaATTATatcctgaaatattttttccaaattggttccattctccccatctctttcaagGACTCTAATGAGTCATAGacttggtctctttacataattaaacatttctcagaggttttgttcattccttttcattatttttttctttattcttgtctgactgtcttattttagaaagccagtcttcaatcTCAGAGATTccttcttctgcttggtctattctgctattaatatttgtgatagcattatgaaattcttgtagtgtgtttttcagctctatcaggtcacttaggttcttttctatactggctattttgtctgtcagctcctgcattgttttatcatgattcttgaCTTCCTTGGACTAGGTTTTAACATACTTCTGTAGCTTAATGACCTTCCTTCCCAtactctgaattctatttctgtcatttaagccaTTTCAGCCCAGTTCAGAATCATTGCTGGGGAGGTGTTGTGGTCATTTGGAAGAAAGAAGGCACTTTGGCTTTTGGGGTTATCAGGGTTTTTGTGCTGGTTCTTCCTCATCTTTATGGGCTTATGCTCCTTCAATCTTTGagctgctgacctttggatggtttttttttcttttatcctatttgatgatCTTGAGGGTTTGATTGTTATATTAGGTGGATTCATCTGACtagcttcatttctggaagattttaaggGCCAGTGCTCTgcttccaactcctggactgTGTGCTCTAACTCTGGGGGACTTGTATCAGGCCCGAATTTTGTTCTCTGGCCCCTCGAGGTTAGGAATCCACTGTGCTGGGGGTGCCAAGGTGCTCCCAGACTACTGATCACTATACTCGTATGGGTTATGTCAGCCAAAGTGGTCAGTAGTGCAGTGACAGCAGGATCCATTCTTGTTTGTGCatgccagcagcagcagtagtagcAGTGCAGTGGGGTGCAACTCATCAGCTGCAGCAGAGTGCTCATGAGTCCTGGGGTGCTTGCCTCCCTGCGGGCATTCACTACAGTGGCAGAGACAGTGTAGCTGTGGGGAGATGGGGGCCCCTGCTGATGGCTGTGTGTTTGGTCTCACTGGTGGTGGTGTTGGCTCAGGAGCAGGGTGCTAGCAGGCACAGATCTGTGTCCAATTTACCATTTAAAGCATATAATTCAGAGACTTCTTATATAATCAGATATGTGCGACCTTCACCAAAGttaaatttagaaattttcatCACCTCACAAATAATCTTGTACTTTTTAGCTATGacctctctatctctctattGTATTTACTCACATTTTTGCTTGATTATGTTCTTTCTTCCTGACATTCTATGATTTCTTcttctgtcatttccttttttatatacaACTTCTAAAATCATTCTTTTAAGGTAGCTCTGCTGGTgacacattcttttatttttttcatggaagaatgtcttgatttctccttcattcctAAAGGCTATTTTTGCTGGATAcagaattctgggttgacagttcTTTCCACAGTTGAAAAATGTTATGTCACTTCCTTCTGGCCTCTGTCATTTCTGGTGCGAAATCTGCTGTAATTCAAATTGGTTTTCCTATATATGTAAGGTATTTCTTTATTGGTGTCTTCAAGATTTTCTGTCTGCAGAATGAGCAGGATTggggaaaaaacatttttctgttttcagaagtTTTACTATGACATGTTTTTGCATGGATTTCTTTGCATTTATCCTTTTTAGAGTTCTCTCAGCTTCTCAATTCTGTAGTTTTATATCTTTTGCCAAATTTAGGATTTTTCAGCCATCAGTTACTTGAATCTGtgccttctttctcctctccttccataACAAAAGATATGACATCTTTTGTTATAGTCTCATAAGCCCCTGAGgttctgtttatttctattttgaatctattttctcccttttgtttAGATTGAGTGACTTTAGCTTTCTATTTTTCAGTTCACTGATTAGTTTTTCTGTTCTCCCATCCACTCTTGAATTCCACTGAACTCTTCACTTTGGTTATTGTACCTTTTAGTTCTTAAATTTCCATTTGAGTCTTTCTTATATCTCGTATTCCTTTGCTCAGactttctattatttcttacattttttccaGGCATGTTTGTAATTGTTTATTGAAGCATTTGTATGACAGAggctttaaaatgtttatcagataattttaacttttgtgttATGTTGGTGTGGTGCATGTTGGTTGTGATTTCTTGCTCAGTTTGAGATCTTATTTTTTGGTATTATGAGccattttttattgaaatgtgGACATGTTGGGTATTATGCTTTAAGACTCTGGATCTTAACTATTCCCAGGTGGCCACTGGGGTCTAGATTCTGCTACCAGTCTCCACTGACTCCATTGTTTCCCATGGAAGGAGGAAAGGCTATTCTGTAGGCCTCTGCTGATATCATTCTGGGTTGAAGGGAAAAGGAATCCTTGCTACTACTCCTAACATGGCCTCCAGTGACACTGCGAGGACATGGCCTGGTTACTACTGAGTACTGGTGAAAGTCCTGATTCTCTACTAGACCTCCTTTGATATTACATCAGGGAGGAGAAGAATATTACTCCTTGATGGGCGGAGAAGTCCAGGATCCTCAAATGGGCTCCAGCGACACCACAGTGTATGGTTTCTTGCTGCTTAGAGAGGATTAAAACTCCTGACTCCACAGTTAAAACTCCTGGCTCTTTAGTTAGCTTTCCCTGAGAGTGCACCAGCAGGGGGATTAGGCACTTCATTACAGCCTTGCAATGGTAGAAGTTTAGGCTTTCCACCCAGCTCTTGCTGGCATGAGTGTTGGAGGGGCCATAGTTTTTTCTGTGGTGTTTGACTTTAGTAAAACAGTTACTGCCTACAAGTTTTCTGTCTCACTAAGCTGCTATTTTCCTTATCTTTTGACTAGATGGAGCAAATTTTTCTTAGGGCTTTTTGTCTGTACTTCTTGGCATTTCCAGATTGCTATCTTCTCTAGAATCCTCTCTGGTATatatgaggaaaaaagaaagcccaTGAACTTACTTGGGTCCTGA from Rhinopithecus roxellana isolate Shanxi Qingling chromosome 18, ASM756505v1, whole genome shotgun sequence carries:
- the CCDC122 gene encoding coiled-coil domain-containing protein 122, which translates into the protein MIKYNAYYAKIKAHKNSLGELESKWSFMTELYEKRDFVKKLKTMKEELTQDLQNPGGNRITQVQEDITKLKDKILTVKESIIEKTCFLEEEKKTHEKLRKEIEVQHKRYDAILKRLHCQVNKLQANRRQWQWNIQQLEKTAAELRKCIGMQE